The Chanos chanos chromosome 9, fChaCha1.1, whole genome shotgun sequence genome includes the window TACACCTTGCGATCTTGACACAGGACTCGCGAACTGGCAAAGTTTTGCTGAGACAGGGACAGTTCACATTAAGAGATTAATCTGTTCTTTCGGACAAATTGAATTTCATGCATCTTGGACTGTCGcgctaaaaaacaaacaaacaaaaaaacgtggAATCACCTCATACTTCTTGATTACTTGTGATTAAGCAGAGATGTATAGCAACAGCTATTCACGCACTACGTTCGGTCTAGAAGCCAAGGACATCCACAAGTCCAAAGGGAAAAGTTGCGGTTACTACATGAGGatagtatttttcttttcttcgttGATCCAGTCTCTTATTATAGTCAGTCTGGTGTTGTTCTTGGTGTATGGGCAGCCAGAAAAATCAGCGGAGGAGAAGAGGGTGGAAGAGTTGGAACAGGGTTTCAACAAACTCTCCACTGACAACATGGGACTCCGTAAAGACAAAGCCGACCTGACGGCTTCACTGACCAAGACGACGGCAGAGAAAGATGCGCTTGACAAGAATGTGCAGAAGCTCACCGATGAACTGACCAAAGCCAAAGCACTAGGCACGTCTCAGTCACAAAAAGCGGTAAGAGCGCTTTTCTCTGAACTGTAATACCAAGAGAAAAATTTTGTCATTTAACTTCTATGGATCACAAATGTATCACAAATTTTACCACAAAAAATTGAAATCATAATGAGATAAACACCTTTCTACAATCAGACGCAATACATCGCTAATTTTGTAGTTCTGTGTGATTTGGTTAGTTTTTTTAGAAAGTTTGACTGAAAGACGTTACATTGTTGCTTGCTCTGTCTAGTAATGTCTGAGAAGTGTATTTCACAAAGGCATGTTGAAAACTGTTGCCCTCAAAGAAATTTTAATCCCATACCtaattgtgtatttattttaatagcCAGTTCCACAACAAGCAGATCAAATGCTTACAAACTTTTGAATGTAAAGCGTTGCATTCTTGACAGTAATGTGTCTGTTTCTAGGCTGTCTgtgaggcagagaaaaagaaaatggagatgACTCGTGCCACTCCAGTTCAATGTCCAGCGACCAGCAACACTCCAAACGGTGAGTTTTTAGGCATTTCATATCCACGTTTACTTTACCAATGACAAATGATAAACTGTGCATTTACAATTGTGTAATATTGTGCCTTTGCTTTTCTAGGGGAGCTGAAAAGCTTACAGAATCTGTATCAGCAGCAGATAGAGCTCCATAAAATTACCAAGGCCAACTTCAGTTCCACAGTGCAGTACCTCAAGACTGACTTGGAAAATGCAGTTAGAGCAAAGAACGAACATTATTTGACATCGATTTCGCTCAGGCAAGAAAACACCGATTTGAAGAATCAGCTTGAAACTTACGTCACAAAGTGCAAAGAGGACTTTGCCAAGCCACTGGAAGGTATTCATATTGTCACCAGAGAATTTTTGACCAAGATCGAAAATTTGTTCCCCAACGCTTTCACTTTTCACCTCACGTGTGAAAAGCAAAGGGATGAAATGGACAAAATCCGTTCCAGCTGCACCAACCTGTCCAAACAAGTGGAGGACAAGTTCCAAAGTTATCTAGACATAGTTGGCCAGCAGGTGGTCAATATCCAAAGCATTAGCAGTCGCCTGGAGGTGCAGAACACACGTCTGACCACCGAACTGCAGGAGTGCAACAAGAGTCGTTCTCTCCTAGCCACAGAAACCGCCCGTCTACAGCAGGAGACTCAGCAAAGCCACGATAATCAAATAGAGAAGCTCTTGAGAGAACAGAACCGAATGAGAGAAGCTAAAGAGCTCATGGAGAGACAGCTAGCACAACTGAGGGCTTCACAGACCAATTGCGCCCCTAAGGTAAGACAGTTTTTGCAAGACAGCAGAGAACAACTGGAGATATTCTCTCAATGAGCCATCtaatattgtgtgttttaatgtgcaTGAATGGCAGCTCATCACTGCGCATCACGAATATTAATCATTACTAATGGACAATGggatttctgttgatttttggCAGTCCGCCATGCCAAAACCAGGCGGAGCAGTCAGCGGTAGCTCACCTGTGCGGCAGAGACGGAAGGTGATGGAAATCCTCGGAGATATGGTGGCAGCACAAACTCGTCCAGTCCTGAGTCGCCCACAGGTAAGGTTGATGTGACATGTTCATCTACCTGTTGTCTCTTGATAAGTCCGATTAATCCCTGCTAAAAAGCATTAGCTCTATAACACGGCAATGAAACAATTGCACTGAATAAACTCAGCCAGGGACGGCTGAAATTGCATTATATATAGCACTATATATATAGACTACTTTGCTAATGCCCTCAGCAGATTCAGCTTCCGTCTAAATAGGCTTGAAGGTATCTGAATGGCATTTTTGAATACAGCTAAATAACAAagtttatgtatatttttctttcaaaactTACTTTACCCTCTTACTCATTTATGGATTTATTTGTCCTACTTCAGCCATGAACTTCTGTGGTTCTGCTCTTGTCCTCTTGTGTTTCCCACTGTATTTTACTATTTCCAAATAGTCACTTGAGAGGAGTCTATAATATATATTCTACCATCCAAAGCAGTACCACAGACTTTCCATTTCTTATTGACGAACTCAGTTTTGCTCAGTAACTCTCCAAACGTTTGTGcctctataaaaaaaatctgcagtCTTCAATCTCAAAACAACTCACAACTactccaaattaaaaaaaaactcattgtattcagaagaaacacacacagattggtgcatttaaataaactgaaggAACGTTTCTGAGTGTAATGAAAGTCATCACGTGCCTAAACAGAGCAATTTACTCCAAAGCAGTTCAAGGCACGGAGCGCCAAAAAGCGCTTGCACGTCCGTTGTCGAAAATACTGAAGACTCTTTAAAAATTGGACTTAATCTCAGCCTTTCTTAAACTAGCGTGTCCTTTGGATACAAATATAAGGTAAATTATCTGAACATTTTTTCTCATCTGATCCATAGATGAGATGAGAGGATAATGTTCGTCTCCAATGCGGACAGCGC containing:
- the plvapb gene encoding plasmalemma vesicle associated protein b, translating into MYSNSYSRTTFGLEAKDIHKSKGKSCGYYMRIVFFFSSLIQSLIIVSLVLFLVYGQPEKSAEEKRVEELEQGFNKLSTDNMGLRKDKADLTASLTKTTAEKDALDKNVQKLTDELTKAKALGTSQSQKAAVCEAEKKKMEMTRATPVQCPATSNTPNGELKSLQNLYQQQIELHKITKANFSSTVQYLKTDLENAVRAKNEHYLTSISLRQENTDLKNQLETYVTKCKEDFAKPLEGIHIVTREFLTKIENLFPNAFTFHLTCEKQRDEMDKIRSSCTNLSKQVEDKFQSYLDIVGQQVVNIQSISSRLEVQNTRLTTELQECNKSRSLLATETARLQQETQQSHDNQIEKLLREQNRMREAKELMERQLAQLRASQTNCAPKSAMPKPGGAVSGS